Proteins from a genomic interval of Desulfurobacterium sp. TC5-1:
- a CDS encoding SLBB domain-containing protein — MRKYISLLTIIALSVTYIPETLAETVSAPSTSGTNILIQNQQTGTITGSTSSLPGMEAGSPLSSGTESNTVETAPSTETSPVETTNPETEISSQIEEKIKSLTETAKSATFTGEASPIEAGFYTRTKTLGIKLKQFGYNFFVGKKLPALNIPVDKTYVLGPGDELFLYVIGNPPNIDISQITKLVVDREGKIYIPGFGVFYVWGKTLGEAESLISKALGVNIKLTVGRLRTFPVYVSGEVRNPGAVIATGANTVIDAIIMAGGVKGTGSLRNIIVRRTTPNGVKTIHIDFYRLLLKGEPINMRLKDGDVIFIPPIKKVAGIGGGVRRPAIYELKGNETLKDLIKMAGGVLPSAYKYKVVIQRYKNNEFLEVIEGSLSDKKFISQPLHSGDLVVIKKVISVPQNAVMVDGYTAYPGLYEYKPGMKLSDILKPDMFLLDTNMKFGLILRQYPPGTPPEYITFAPEDIVNGNKDIPLMPSDTVYLYRFGTTKKVDFDKVKDAFVVEGEIKYPGVYAYRKGMKLSELLTPDMISINTNLHYAEIDRRDPETLDIKEIKEFAPIDILNHKTDIEIKPLDVIKFYPKFVFSPIKVSGAVKNPHFIPYHRGMKLSDALSGIEFTKDIKKLKADIYRELSRNAKSASALEKAQNIKVQAESGAETIKSNITSVYLYNLLMKHDTDANITLNPGDRIVIREIAPDEIVEKVSVSGYVRNPGTFKITSKTTLYDVLKAAGGFRENAYPRGIIILRNSVRTMEKERLSKAILQMRQELEKEQAGIMQADLSQQELAARQSAFESKRKLLELMEKTQVSGRITGIVIPEDLEKLKNSPYNILLEDGDQIIVPKKPSSVLVFGEVYNPGAIVYQKGMTVKDYLKLCGGLTKDADRENIFVIKADGTTLSSDRKFSFITWNTRERRFLWGTPEEEILNYELQPGDAVIVPTKIHVPTMWRPLIRDVIQIIYQSALTVYTITHI; from the coding sequence ATGAGAAAATATATATCCCTTTTAACCATAATCGCCCTCTCAGTTACATACATTCCTGAAACGCTCGCTGAAACGGTATCGGCGCCCTCAACATCAGGAACAAACATCCTTATCCAAAATCAACAAACGGGAACGATAACAGGTTCAACCTCATCCCTTCCTGGAATGGAAGCTGGAAGCCCTCTATCTTCAGGGACAGAATCAAATACTGTTGAAACGGCACCCTCCACCGAAACCTCACCTGTTGAAACAACAAATCCGGAAACAGAGATAAGCTCTCAAATAGAAGAAAAGATAAAAAGCCTAACCGAAACAGCTAAATCTGCTACCTTTACCGGTGAAGCAAGTCCCATAGAGGCCGGATTCTATACGAGAACAAAAACTTTAGGAATAAAACTAAAACAGTTCGGATACAACTTCTTCGTAGGGAAGAAATTGCCGGCTTTAAACATTCCCGTTGATAAAACCTACGTACTCGGGCCGGGTGATGAACTCTTTTTATATGTAATAGGAAACCCTCCCAACATTGACATATCCCAGATAACGAAACTTGTCGTTGATAGAGAGGGAAAAATCTATATTCCCGGATTTGGCGTCTTTTATGTCTGGGGAAAAACGTTAGGTGAAGCTGAATCGCTTATATCAAAAGCTTTGGGAGTTAACATAAAACTCACCGTTGGAAGACTCAGAACGTTCCCCGTTTACGTTTCCGGAGAAGTCAGAAATCCAGGTGCCGTTATAGCAACAGGTGCAAACACTGTAATCGATGCCATAATAATGGCCGGCGGTGTAAAAGGAACAGGAAGCCTGCGAAACATCATAGTAAGAAGAACAACACCAAACGGCGTAAAAACAATCCACATAGACTTTTACAGGCTTCTCCTTAAAGGAGAACCCATAAACATGAGGCTTAAAGATGGAGACGTGATTTTTATACCTCCAATTAAAAAGGTTGCAGGAATCGGCGGCGGTGTAAGAAGACCGGCAATTTACGAATTGAAAGGTAACGAAACATTAAAGGATCTTATAAAGATGGCAGGCGGAGTTCTTCCATCCGCCTATAAATATAAAGTTGTCATTCAGCGCTATAAAAATAACGAATTCCTTGAAGTTATCGAAGGTTCCCTTTCAGATAAAAAATTTATTTCCCAACCCCTCCACAGCGGCGATTTAGTGGTTATCAAAAAGGTTATTTCCGTTCCTCAAAACGCAGTAATGGTTGATGGATACACGGCCTATCCGGGACTTTATGAGTATAAACCAGGAATGAAGCTTTCAGATATCCTGAAGCCGGATATGTTTCTCCTTGACACAAACATGAAATTTGGTCTTATCCTGCGCCAGTATCCTCCGGGAACACCACCTGAATATATAACATTTGCACCTGAGGACATCGTAAATGGCAACAAAGACATCCCTCTTATGCCAAGTGATACGGTTTATCTGTACAGGTTCGGGACAACAAAAAAAGTTGATTTTGATAAAGTAAAAGATGCCTTTGTCGTGGAAGGGGAGATAAAATATCCCGGCGTTTATGCTTACAGAAAAGGCATGAAGCTCTCAGAACTCCTAACACCCGACATGATTTCGATAAATACAAATCTTCATTATGCAGAAATCGACAGAAGAGACCCGGAAACCCTCGACATAAAAGAGATAAAAGAGTTTGCACCCATAGACATTCTAAACCACAAAACCGACATTGAAATAAAACCTCTTGACGTTATAAAGTTCTATCCAAAGTTTGTCTTTTCACCAATAAAGGTTTCCGGTGCTGTTAAAAACCCCCACTTTATTCCATATCACAGGGGGATGAAACTCTCTGATGCACTTTCCGGGATAGAATTTACAAAAGACATTAAAAAACTAAAAGCCGACATCTACAGAGAACTATCCAGAAATGCAAAAAGCGCCTCCGCTCTTGAAAAGGCACAGAATATAAAAGTTCAGGCAGAAAGTGGTGCTGAAACGATAAAGAGCAATATAACTTCCGTTTACCTATACAATCTCCTTATGAAACACGATACAGACGCCAACATAACACTGAATCCCGGCGACAGAATTGTCATAAGAGAGATTGCACCTGACGAAATCGTTGAAAAGGTTTCTGTATCTGGATATGTGAGAAATCCCGGAACATTTAAGATAACGTCAAAGACAACTCTTTACGACGTTTTAAAAGCTGCCGGTGGATTTAGAGAAAACGCATATCCAAGAGGCATTATAATTCTCAGAAACTCTGTCCGGACAATGGAAAAAGAGAGACTTTCAAAGGCTATTTTGCAGATGAGACAGGAACTTGAAAAGGAACAGGCAGGCATTATGCAGGCTGATCTATCCCAGCAGGAGCTTGCAGCAAGGCAGAGTGCCTTTGAATCAAAGAGAAAGCTCCTTGAGCTTATGGAAAAAACTCAGGTTTCAGGAAGAATAACGGGCATTGTTATTCCTGAAGATTTGGAAAAACTTAAAAATTCTCCTTACAACATCCTCCTTGAAGACGGCGACCAGATTATAGTTCCTAAAAAGCCGTCAAGCGTCTTAGTGTTCGGTGAAGTTTACAATCCCGGTGCTATCGTTTACCAGAAAGGAATGACAGTTAAAGACTACCTCAAACTCTGTGGTGGTCTAACAAAAGACGCTGACAGAGAAAACATTTTCGTAATAAAGGCGGACGGAACAACACTATCCTCAGACAGGAAATTCTCCTTTATAACATGGAACACCCGTGAGAGACGATTCCTATGGGGAACTCCGGAAGAGGAGATACTGAACTACGAACTGCAACCGGGCGACGCCGTGATTGTTCCGACAAAGATACACGTTCCAACAATGTGGCGGCCGCTGATAAGGGATGTAATCCAGATAATCTACCAGTCAGCTCTGACAGTTTACACAATTACACACATCTAA
- a CDS encoding YjbH domain-containing protein produces the protein MKKVIAYTAIAILSFTPAYSYTDPINVSGITGYIFTPSAYIQPEKSITAGATITDGFKNIFLSSVPFPGLEAGISYDFEDSDNKNLHIKYQFLPETEALPAIAFGTDINGDSTLHGNYVVVSKYFDIPVPQTITIGYGSDFYNGFFAGSELLIHPKLTFVTEYIEPDRKDLNALNIKPVIHTNFSLKVMPINNLQITLYYNFGREAGVNLNCSIKF, from the coding sequence ATGAAAAAGGTTATAGCATATACAGCAATTGCCATCCTGAGCTTCACGCCGGCTTACAGCTATACGGACCCGATAAATGTATCCGGAATAACAGGCTACATATTCACACCATCAGCGTACATACAGCCTGAAAAGAGCATAACCGCAGGAGCAACTATAACCGACGGATTTAAAAATATCTTCCTCTCATCAGTCCCTTTTCCGGGATTAGAAGCAGGTATAAGTTACGACTTTGAAGACAGCGACAACAAAAACCTTCACATAAAGTATCAGTTTCTTCCCGAGACAGAAGCTCTTCCGGCGATAGCCTTTGGGACAGACATAAACGGCGATTCCACTCTCCATGGAAATTATGTCGTGGTCAGCAAATACTTTGACATTCCCGTTCCTCAAACCATTACGATAGGTTACGGAAGCGATTTCTACAACGGATTCTTTGCAGGAAGTGAACTTCTGATACATCCAAAGCTAACATTTGTAACAGAATACATAGAACCTGACAGAAAAGACCTTAACGCTTTAAACATTAAACCTGTCATTCACACAAACTTTAGCTTAAAAGTGATGCCTATCAACAATCTTCAGATAACCCTTTATTACAACTTCGGAAGGGAAGCCGGCGTTAATTTAAATTGCTCCATTAAATTTTAA
- the galE gene encoding UDP-glucose 4-epimerase GalE, translated as MKVAVTGGAGYIGSHTVKLLRENGNKVLVIDNLYNGHQEAVPDDVTFIKCDIRNTENLKTIFNEFKPEAVIHFAAFIEVGESTKNPLAFYINNVSGTLSLLSAMEQTAVNRIIFSSTAAVYGNPKTVPIPETEPVKPINPYGQTKACVEKALKDISQFDNLSYVSLRYFNAAGADPSGLIGESHNPETHLIPLVLKTAKGEREQISIFGTDYPTPDGTCIRDYIHVNDLAKAHLLALEYLMSGGKSDIFNCGYGKGYSVREIIETAKKVTGRNFKVIEEERRQGDPAVLVADSSKLRKILNWNPEFDDLEFIIKTAWNWELNRRF; from the coding sequence ATGAAGGTAGCGGTCACCGGCGGAGCCGGATACATAGGAAGCCATACCGTTAAACTTCTAAGAGAGAACGGCAATAAAGTTTTAGTGATAGATAATCTCTACAACGGTCACCAGGAAGCAGTACCGGACGATGTAACGTTCATAAAGTGCGACATAAGGAATACAGAAAACCTTAAAACAATCTTTAATGAGTTTAAACCTGAAGCAGTTATCCACTTTGCAGCGTTTATAGAAGTGGGAGAATCGACAAAAAATCCACTTGCCTTTTACATTAATAACGTCTCGGGAACACTTTCCCTTCTATCTGCAATGGAACAAACAGCTGTAAACAGAATAATATTTTCTTCCACCGCAGCTGTCTATGGAAATCCGAAAACCGTTCCCATCCCGGAAACAGAACCGGTAAAACCGATTAACCCTTACGGTCAAACGAAAGCCTGCGTTGAAAAAGCCCTAAAGGACATATCTCAATTTGACAACCTGAGCTATGTCTCACTGAGATACTTTAACGCTGCGGGAGCCGACCCTTCCGGTCTCATAGGTGAATCCCACAACCCGGAAACACACCTTATCCCACTTGTTCTTAAAACGGCAAAAGGTGAAAGAGAACAGATATCCATATTTGGAACAGACTATCCAACACCCGATGGTACCTGTATAAGAGATTACATCCACGTAAACGACCTTGCGAAGGCGCACCTTTTAGCTCTTGAATATCTCATGAGCGGCGGAAAGAGTGACATATTTAACTGTGGATACGGAAAAGGCTACTCTGTAAGAGAAATTATAGAGACGGCAAAAAAGGTTACAGGAAGGAATTTTAAAGTTATTGAAGAAGAAAGGCGGCAGGGAGACCCGGCTGTGCTTGTTGCAGATTCCAGCAAGCTTAGAAAAATACTCAACTGGAATCCGGAGTTTGACGACCTTGAATTCATCATAAAAACCGCCTGGAATTGGGAACTTAATAGAAGGTTTTAA
- a CDS encoding aminopeptidase yields MGVADFKDGEVDAALKKMAEENLCLKSGEKLLIITDTEKASIGCRMFNVLKNYVLKAVHFTYLPTGRHGIEPPEDVWIATFGKKAVEELKSAGLFEKVLKKAIGDREEEEIVKILEGTPIPEVLVAVNKDSVSHTLFRKLCNHFGSRFASMPLFEEFMFYTSMQADWKEVERRSVAAAEILSSGKRVRIVSDAGTDLVMDIAGREGIADTGRICSPGNFGNLPAGEAFIAPVEGSAEGVFVTNWAPDRKLEEPAKFFVENGRVVAVSGDKKLVEYLNAIFEKGEENRNVAELGIGTNEAAVRFDNILEGEKILGTCHIAVGDNSAFGGNVRANVHIDFIVEKPTLVVELNSGEEKTVIDSGKFVL; encoded by the coding sequence ATGGGTGTTGCGGATTTTAAGGATGGTGAGGTTGATGCTGCCCTAAAAAAAATGGCAGAAGAGAACCTATGTTTAAAAAGTGGAGAAAAACTGCTGATAATCACTGATACGGAAAAAGCGTCTATAGGATGTAGAATGTTTAACGTTTTAAAGAACTATGTCCTTAAGGCTGTTCATTTTACGTATCTTCCAACCGGAAGGCACGGCATTGAACCGCCGGAGGATGTCTGGATAGCTACCTTTGGAAAAAAGGCAGTTGAAGAATTAAAGTCAGCAGGTCTATTTGAAAAGGTTCTCAAGAAAGCGATAGGAGATAGAGAAGAGGAAGAGATAGTAAAAATTCTTGAAGGTACACCAATCCCTGAAGTTCTTGTGGCCGTCAATAAAGATTCCGTAAGCCATACCCTTTTTAGAAAGTTGTGTAACCATTTTGGCTCAAGGTTTGCCAGTATGCCTCTGTTTGAAGAGTTTATGTTCTACACGTCTATGCAGGCAGACTGGAAAGAGGTGGAAAGGAGAAGCGTTGCTGCCGCAGAGATTCTTTCTTCCGGAAAAAGGGTACGCATAGTTTCTGATGCCGGAACGGATCTTGTTATGGATATAGCTGGTAGGGAAGGTATAGCAGATACTGGAAGGATATGTTCCCCTGGTAATTTTGGAAATTTACCTGCGGGTGAAGCGTTTATAGCGCCTGTTGAAGGAAGTGCGGAGGGTGTTTTTGTTACAAACTGGGCACCTGACAGAAAGTTAGAAGAACCTGCAAAGTTTTTTGTTGAAAATGGGAGGGTTGTTGCGGTTTCCGGTGATAAAAAGCTTGTTGAATACCTGAATGCCATCTTTGAAAAGGGAGAAGAGAACAGAAACGTTGCTGAGCTTGGTATTGGTACCAATGAAGCGGCTGTCAGATTTGACAATATACTTGAAGGTGAAAAGATTCTTGGAACCTGTCACATAGCTGTTGGAGATAACAGCGCCTTTGGCGGAAATGTAAGGGCAAACGTTCATATAGATTTTATCGTTGAAAAACCGACACTTGTAGTCGAGTTAAACTCTGGAGAAGAGAAAACTGTTATTGATAGTGGGAAGTTTGTTTTGTAG
- a CDS encoding nitrilase-related carbon-nitrogen hydrolase translates to MRTYSVQFETVAGEYERNWNRALTFLNFTSSSSIVVFPEVFPTGFDYGNLDRAAEFSVSVFDSLKMFSEAFTSVFVFTIIEKVNGKFYNVVKVVDRGKEVLSRPKIKLFSPFDEDRYFVPGLIPDDLKVAETCCGIVAPLICFELRFPELFLYLKQKGAQIFTVSAQWGKARREHWRVLLRARAVENQRFIVASNGVGEMAGFSAVVDPWGRILSEAGDGESVICAEVNLSVISQVEKKLPMR, encoded by the coding sequence GTGAGAACTTACTCTGTTCAATTTGAGACGGTTGCTGGAGAGTATGAGAGAAATTGGAATAGAGCTCTTACCTTTCTTAACTTTACTTCTTCGTCATCTATAGTTGTTTTCCCGGAGGTCTTTCCTACGGGATTTGATTATGGAAATCTTGATAGAGCTGCTGAATTTTCCGTTTCGGTTTTTGACTCTCTAAAGATGTTTTCTGAAGCTTTTACATCGGTTTTTGTGTTTACCATTATTGAAAAAGTTAACGGTAAATTTTATAACGTTGTGAAAGTTGTTGATAGAGGAAAAGAGGTTCTTTCGAGACCGAAGATAAAGCTGTTTTCACCTTTTGATGAGGATAGATATTTTGTTCCGGGACTGATTCCTGATGATTTAAAAGTAGCCGAAACCTGCTGTGGTATTGTGGCACCCCTTATCTGTTTTGAACTTCGTTTTCCTGAACTTTTTCTCTACTTAAAACAGAAAGGTGCTCAGATTTTTACCGTTTCTGCCCAGTGGGGAAAGGCGCGGCGAGAGCACTGGAGGGTTCTCTTAAGAGCCAGGGCTGTTGAAAATCAGAGATTTATAGTGGCTTCAAACGGTGTCGGGGAAATGGCCGGATTTTCTGCCGTTGTTGATCCCTGGGGAAGAATCCTTTCGGAAGCCGGTGATGGTGAATCTGTTATCTGTGCGGAGGTTAATCTTTCTGTAATTTCTCAGGTTGAGAAAAAACTTCCTATGAGATAG
- a CDS encoding HIT family protein translates to MDCPFCRREELPVVLSNEYSFAIFDRYPVTPGHMLIIPKRHVSSWFDITKEERESILELIEEGKKLLDANFHPDGYNIGINIGKAAGQTIFHLHVHLIPRYEGDIDDPTGGVRGVIPERRIYKRRL, encoded by the coding sequence ATGGATTGTCCGTTTTGCAGGAGGGAAGAGTTACCAGTTGTTCTTTCAAACGAGTACAGTTTTGCCATCTTTGACAGGTATCCTGTAACGCCGGGTCACATGCTTATTATTCCGAAAAGACATGTTAGTAGCTGGTTTGATATTACAAAAGAGGAGAGAGAATCTATTCTGGAATTGATAGAAGAGGGGAAAAAGCTGCTTGATGCCAACTTCCATCCTGATGGTTACAATATTGGTATAAATATAGGTAAGGCTGCCGGTCAAACGATATTTCACCTTCATGTTCACCTTATACCAAGGTATGAGGGTGATATTGATGATCCCACCGGCGGTGTCAGGGGTGTTATACCAGAGAGAAGAATCTACAAGAGGCGCCTGTGA
- a CDS encoding lysophospholipid acyltransferase family protein has translation MEPIVKSYPWLKRKRAYYIWLKTAGALIAKLGRLQVEGEENIPEEGPVLVVSNHRSFVDPPLVAYAVMKRPVFFMAKEELFKTPILSSLIKHWGNGFPVKRGSSDLKALKTALAVLKKGELLAIFPEGTRAPTGKFLKPKIGAGMIAVKANVPVVPCLITGSENLLPKGAKFLRPANVKIKFGKPFKLNLEDKKENYVKAADIMMEKIKELAG, from the coding sequence ATGGAACCAATTGTTAAATCTTACCCATGGTTAAAGAGAAAAAGAGCTTACTACATCTGGCTAAAAACTGCAGGTGCACTAATAGCGAAGTTAGGACGCCTTCAGGTAGAAGGAGAGGAAAACATACCTGAAGAGGGTCCTGTTCTTGTCGTTTCAAACCACAGAAGTTTTGTTGATCCTCCCCTTGTAGCTTACGCCGTTATGAAAAGGCCTGTCTTTTTTATGGCAAAAGAAGAGCTTTTTAAAACGCCTATTCTCTCCAGCCTGATAAAGCACTGGGGAAACGGCTTCCCCGTTAAAAGGGGAAGTTCAGACCTAAAAGCTCTTAAAACTGCTCTTGCTGTCCTTAAAAAAGGTGAACTTCTTGCCATATTCCCTGAAGGAACAAGAGCACCAACCGGAAAGTTTCTAAAGCCCAAAATAGGCGCAGGAATGATAGCTGTAAAGGCAAACGTTCCTGTTGTGCCGTGCTTAATAACCGGTAGTGAGAACCTTCTTCCAAAAGGGGCAAAATTTTTAAGGCCGGCAAATGTTAAAATCAAGTTTGGAAAACCTTTTAAACTCAACCTTGAAGATAAAAAAGAGAACTACGTTAAAGCGGCAGACATAATGATGGAAAAGATAAAGGAGCTTGCAGGTTGA
- the ispH gene encoding 4-hydroxy-3-methylbut-2-enyl diphosphate reductase, producing the protein MKIVIANSAGFCWGVKRAVNMAIEAAKEKGIVYSLGELIHNPQEIKRLENLGVKKIDSVDEIIPKTTVIIRSHGVPPKIIEALKEKSVEIIDATCPFVKAIQDKAVSLEKEHFPVCILGNSKHPEVIGIAGHVKEPLILETVEDVEKLPEMPKLGVVCQTTLNSEFLSLATSILVQKIKEIKIYNTICKATKVRQEEARKLAHEVDLMIIIGGKNSSNTTKLYLISKKVNPNSFHIESADEIKKEWFDNINSVGITAGASTPQWIIEEVVGRVETISKGGQAVERGFCKTT; encoded by the coding sequence TTGAAAATCGTAATTGCAAACAGTGCCGGCTTCTGCTGGGGTGTTAAAAGAGCGGTTAATATGGCCATTGAAGCTGCAAAAGAAAAGGGCATTGTGTATTCTTTAGGTGAACTTATACACAATCCTCAAGAAATAAAAAGGTTAGAAAACTTAGGGGTAAAAAAGATAGACTCTGTTGATGAAATAATTCCGAAAACAACTGTAATTATAAGGTCCCACGGTGTTCCACCAAAAATTATAGAAGCTTTAAAAGAAAAAAGTGTTGAAATAATTGACGCCACATGCCCATTTGTTAAAGCCATTCAGGATAAAGCTGTCTCTCTTGAAAAAGAGCACTTTCCGGTATGTATCCTTGGAAATAGTAAACATCCAGAAGTAATAGGTATCGCCGGTCACGTAAAAGAGCCCTTAATTCTTGAAACCGTGGAAGATGTCGAAAAGCTTCCTGAAATGCCAAAGTTAGGTGTTGTATGCCAGACCACTCTTAATTCAGAATTTCTCTCATTAGCAACATCCATCCTTGTTCAAAAGATAAAAGAGATAAAAATTTACAATACGATATGTAAGGCAACAAAGGTTCGCCAGGAAGAGGCGAGAAAGTTGGCTCATGAAGTTGACCTCATGATAATAATAGGCGGGAAAAATAGCTCAAACACAACAAAACTCTACCTCATATCAAAAAAGGTAAACCCAAACAGCTTTCACATCGAATCGGCAGATGAAATAAAAAAAGAATGGTTCGATAATATAAACAGTGTAGGAATAACGGCAGGGGCATCCACACCTCAGTGGATCATTGAAGAAGTGGTGGGAAGGGTAGAGACCATTTCCAAAGGGGGACAGGCAGTTGAAAGAGGATTTTGCAAAACTACTTGA
- a CDS encoding S1 RNA-binding domain-containing protein: MKEDFAKLLEEYFEKREKKNDIIEGTVIKINGKDVFVDYGGKSEGIVPADEFDKIPAVGDKVEVCIVEPETEDGYALLSVSTVRTLKKWEETANRLEKEKIVEGTIRQRVRGGYKVDIGNGIFAFLPLSQVDIIPVTRPDNWLERKIKAKVLSIDRKRQSIVISRRQLIEEERAKKRKEIIAHLKEGNIAEGTVKNIVDFGIFVDVNGVDGLIHKSDISWSGLKSPFEVTSIGKKIKVKIIKIDREKERLFLSIKRLTEDPFERIDEIIKPGQTVKGKVVRISSKGIFIELPEDIAGFVPIESLKGRRLREKKTYTFTVERIDADKRRVILTCQEKEHRK; the protein is encoded by the coding sequence TTGAAAGAGGATTTTGCAAAACTACTTGAAGAATATTTTGAGAAGAGGGAAAAGAAAAACGACATAATAGAAGGAACAGTAATAAAAATAAACGGGAAAGACGTCTTCGTGGATTATGGGGGGAAGTCTGAAGGCATAGTGCCGGCAGATGAATTCGACAAAATACCCGCTGTTGGCGACAAGGTTGAGGTTTGTATCGTAGAACCTGAAACGGAAGACGGCTATGCCCTTTTATCCGTTTCAACTGTAAGGACACTTAAAAAGTGGGAAGAAACGGCCAATAGACTTGAAAAAGAAAAAATTGTTGAAGGAACAATAAGGCAGAGAGTAAGAGGCGGGTACAAGGTTGATATAGGAAACGGTATATTTGCATTCCTTCCCCTTTCTCAGGTAGATATTATCCCGGTAACAAGGCCGGATAACTGGTTAGAAAGAAAAATAAAAGCAAAAGTTCTTTCTATAGACAGAAAAAGACAGAGCATCGTCATATCAAGAAGGCAGCTTATAGAAGAAGAAAGGGCGAAAAAACGAAAGGAAATTATCGCACATTTAAAAGAAGGGAACATTGCTGAAGGAACGGTTAAAAATATTGTAGATTTCGGAATATTCGTCGATGTTAACGGTGTCGACGGTCTTATACATAAAAGCGACATTTCCTGGTCAGGCTTAAAATCACCCTTTGAAGTAACCTCAATAGGAAAAAAAATAAAGGTAAAAATTATAAAAATAGACAGAGAGAAAGAGCGGTTATTCCTCTCTATTAAACGTTTAACAGAAGACCCTTTTGAAAGAATAGACGAAATTATCAAACCGGGACAAACGGTAAAAGGAAAGGTTGTCAGAATCTCATCAAAAGGTATATTTATTGAACTACCGGAAGACATAGCCGGTTTTGTTCCTATAGAATCACTAAAAGGACGAAGGCTCCGTGAAAAGAAAACATACACATTTACGGTAGAAAGGATAGACGCAGACAAGAGGAGAGTTATACTGACATGCCAGGAAAAAGAACACCGGAAATAA
- the smpB gene encoding SsrA-binding protein SmpB — protein MPGKRTPEIKNKKAFYDYEILEKYEAGIELKGTEVKSLREGKANLRDSFVRIDNNEAYLFNAYIAPYTHGNLFNHEPTRRRKLLLHKREIKRLLGKSQEKGLTIVPLRMYFNKRGKVKVEIALAKGKKLYDKRETIKKREQEREAQKALKYWR, from the coding sequence ATGCCAGGAAAAAGAACACCGGAAATAAAAAATAAGAAGGCTTTTTACGACTATGAAATACTTGAAAAGTATGAAGCCGGTATAGAACTGAAAGGAACAGAGGTAAAATCTCTGAGAGAAGGAAAAGCAAACCTTAGAGACTCCTTCGTCAGGATAGACAATAACGAAGCTTACCTCTTTAATGCATACATAGCCCCCTACACCCACGGGAATTTATTCAACCACGAACCTACAAGGCGAAGAAAGCTGCTGCTCCACAAAAGAGAAATAAAGAGACTTTTGGGAAAATCGCAGGAAAAGGGACTCACCATTGTTCCTCTTAGAATGTACTTTAATAAAAGAGGTAAGGTAAAAGTAGAAATTGCCCTTGCTAAAGGTAAAAAGCTCTACGACAAACGGGAAACAATAAAGAAAAGGGAACAGGAAAGAGAAGCACAGAAGGCGCTAAAATACTGGAGATAA
- a CDS encoding flavin reductase family protein, protein MKVVDVSKGKQREISKLIFNTVVPRPIAWITTVSADGIVNLAPFSFYNAITTKPPLLFVSIGKRKDGTEKDTVRNIKETGEFVINVVTETFLEEMVKTGEDLPPEESEVEKFNIETVPSTKVKPPIVKGVPAAFECILKEILEIGDTPMNVVIGEVVAIHYIEEIINSSKGIVGRLGGKRYTIISDEVELR, encoded by the coding sequence ATGAAAGTCGTTGACGTAAGCAAAGGCAAGCAGAGAGAAATAAGCAAACTCATATTCAATACCGTAGTACCAAGACCTATAGCGTGGATAACGACCGTTTCTGCTGATGGTATCGTAAATCTTGCACCTTTTAGTTTCTACAACGCTATAACAACAAAACCACCTCTCCTTTTTGTATCTATTGGAAAGAGAAAAGATGGCACAGAAAAAGACACAGTCAGGAACATAAAAGAGACGGGAGAGTTCGTTATAAACGTCGTAACAGAAACTTTTTTAGAAGAGATGGTTAAAACGGGAGAAGATCTACCGCCAGAAGAGAGTGAAGTAGAAAAGTTCAACATAGAAACCGTTCCATCAACAAAAGTTAAGCCGCCTATCGTTAAAGGTGTACCAGCAGCTTTTGAGTGCATACTTAAAGAGATTCTTGAAATTGGCGATACGCCGATGAACGTTGTTATCGGTGAAGTGGTAGCAATACACTATATTGAAGAGATTATCAACTCCTCTAAAGGAATAGTCGGAAGGTTGGGCGGAAAAAGGTACACCATAATCAGCGATGAAGTAGAGCTTCGTTAG